From Pongo pygmaeus isolate AG05252 chromosome 1, NHGRI_mPonPyg2-v2.0_pri, whole genome shotgun sequence, one genomic window encodes:
- the LOC129027777 gene encoding small ribosomal subunit protein eS8-like: protein MSISWDNWHKRRKTGGKRKPYHKKQKYELGRPAANTKIGPRRIHTVRVQGGNKKYCALRLEVGNFSWGSECCTRKTRIIDVVYNASNNELVRTKTLVKNCIVLIDSTPYRQWYESHYALPLGRKKGAKLTPEEEEILNKKRSKKFQKKYDERKKNAIISSLLEKQFQQGKLLACITSRPGQCGRADGYVLEGKELEFYLRKIKARKGK, encoded by the coding sequence ATGAGCATCTCTTGGGACAACTGGCACAAGCGCCGCAAAACCGGGGGCAAGAGAAAGCCCTACCACAAGAAGCAGAAGTATGAGTTGGGGCGCCCAGCTGCCAACACCAAGATTGGCCCCCGTCGCATCCACACAGTCCGTGTGCAGGGAGGTAACAAGAAATACTGTGCCCTGAGGTTGGAggtggggaatttctcctggggCTCAGAGTGTTGTACTCGTAAAACAAGGATCATCGATGTTGTCTACAATGCATCTAATAACGAGCTGGTTCGTACCAAGACCCTGGTGAAGAATTGCATCGTGCTCATCGACAGCACACCATACCGACAGTGGTACGAGTCCCACTATGCGCTGCCCCTGGGCCGCAAGAAGGGAGCCAAGCTGactcctgaggaagaagagattttaaacaaaaaacGATCTAaaaaatttcagaagaaatatgatgaaaggaaaaagaatgccATAATCAGCAGTCTCCTGGAGAAGCAGTTCCAGCAGGGCAAGCTTCTTGCGTGCATCACTTCAAGGCCGGGACAGTGTGGCCGAGCAGATGGCTATGTGCTAGAGGGCAAAGAGTTGGAGTTCTATCTTAGGAAAATCAAGGCCCGGAAAGGCAAATAA